Proteins from one Panicum virgatum strain AP13 chromosome 7K, P.virgatum_v5, whole genome shotgun sequence genomic window:
- the LOC120641374 gene encoding kinesin-like protein KIN-7F: protein MGAIGGDAPVQWDKVDGAEVANGGGGAARLEKILVSVRLRPLSDKETAKGDQAEWECINDTTIISRSTFPDRPTAPTAYSFDRVFRSDCNTKEVYEEGAKAVALSVVSGINSSVFAYGQTSSGKTYTMTGITEHTAADIYDYIAKHEERAFVLKFSAIEIYNEVVRDLLTAESTSLRLWDDAEKGTYVENLTEVILRDSHHLKELISVCEAQRRTGETYLNENSSRSHQILKLTIESSAREFVGKDKSTTLVASVNFVDLAGSERASQALSAGTRLKEGCHINRSLLTLGTVIRKLSKVRNGHIPYRDSKLTRILQPSLGGNARTAIICTMSPARSHMEQSRNTLLFASCAKEVVTNAQVNVVMSDKALVKQLQRELARLESELRCPASYSGLETLVKEKDNQIRKMEKEIKELKLQRDLAQSRLQDLLQVVGDNHGSKHPVASGRNFTFDVPQPCEDEQSTASEVVSSAQNVRFQGRQIAQRDHRSQQSENNAQLPLGYSVCSPPFSGMPPTNGRDDRSQVSNEDSEDLCKEVRCIETNETEENECLESSAMGSNSLQDSNVGSSMHGNNDPNPSVNSRQHDVSPVTLEQHLENVKKPFAALVMDLGSSTRNSSSSKVIGRSRSCRSLMGSTLFEDLEKEDCTPPSRSFMDHPGRPEGCQRRVSALNYDEESEILSRAGSMLSEITTARDGLKANGSVAGDTEFAGIGEFVAELKEMAQVQYQKQRGDQGENGELAEGTIRSVGLDPIMDALQSPSRWPLEFEKKQQEIIDLWHGCNVSLVHRTYFFLLFKGDPADAIYMEVELRRLSFLKDTYSNGSMGRNVVAAGLNTSLVSSAKKLQREREMLCRQMQKRLTIPERESMYTKWGVSLSSKRRRLQVARRLWTETKDLEHVRESASLVARLIGLLEPGKALREMFGLSFAPQQFTRRSHNSWRYGRSALD, encoded by the exons aTGGGGGCGATCGGAGGTGACGCGCCGGTGCAATGGGACAAGGTGGACGGGGCCGAGGTGGCcaatggtggcggcggtgcggcaAGGCTGGAGAAGATACTGGTCTCGGTGAGGCTCAGGCCGCTGAGCGACAAGGAGACTGCAAAGGGGGACCAGGCAGAGTGGGAGTGCATCAACGACACTACCATCATCTCCCGGAGCACATTCCCAGACCGGCCGACTGCTCCGACTGCATATTCATTTG ATAGGGTATTCCGTTCTGACTGCAATACCAAAGAAGTATACGAGGAAGGGGCCAAGGCAGTCGCCCTCTCTGTAGTTAGTGGTATTAACT CAAGTGTGTTTGCGTATGGTCAAACAAGTAGTGGAAAGACATACACCATGACTGGAATAACGGAACATACAGCTGCAGATATATATGATTACATTGCCAAG CATGAGGAGAGAGCATTTGTATTGAAATTTTCAGCAATTGAAATATATAATGAAGTTGTAAGGGATCTTCTTACTGCTGAAAGCACATCTCTTAGGCTTTGGGACGATGCGGAG AAGGGAACATATGTAGAAAACCTTACTGAGGTTATCTTGAGGGACTCACACCACCTTAAAGAACTTATTTCTGTGTGTGAAG CTCAAAGGAGAACTGGGGAGACATACTTAAACGAAAACAGCTCCAGATCACATCAAATACTTAAGCTG ACTATTGAAAGTTCTGCTCGCGAGTTTGTGGGTAAGGACAAGTCAACTACACTTGTTGCTAGTGTG AACTTTGTTGATTTAGCTGGAAGTGAACGTGCATCTCAGGCATTATCAGCTGGTACTAGGCTGAAGGAAGGTTGTCATATTAATAGAAGTCTACTTACCCTGGGAACTGTCATACGGAAACTAAG CAAGGTAAGAAATGGGCACATACCTTACCGAGATTCAAAGCTCACACGCATATTACAGCCTTCTCTGGGAGGCAATGCAAGAACAGCAATTATTTGTACAATGAGCCCAGCTCGAAGCCATATGGAACAGTCAAGAAATACTCTGTTGTTTGCAAGTTGTGCAAAGGAAGTGGTCACAAATGCCCAGGTCAATGTGGTTATGTCTGATAAAGCACTAGTTAAGCAATTGCAAAGAGAACTTGCAAGGTTGGAGAGTGAATTGCGATGCCCAGCTTCATATTCCGGCCTTGAAACATTGGTGAAGGAAAAGGACAACCAAATTCGAAAG ATGGAGAAAGAAATTAAGGAATTGAAGTTACAACGTGATCTTGCTCAATCAAGACTGCAAGATTTGCTCCAGGTTGTTGGAGATAACCATGGTTCGAAGCACCCTGTG GCTTCTGGAAGAAACTTTACTTTCGATGTTCCTCAGCCATGTGAGGATGAGCAATCAACAGCATCAGAAGTTGTCAGCAGTGCCCAAAATGTTAGGTTTCAAGGACGACAGATAGCACAAAGGGATCATAGGTCGCAGCAATCTGAAAATAATGCGCAGTTACCTCTTGGCTATTCAGTCTGCAGTCCTCCATTCAGTGGGATGCCCCCAACTAATGGCAGAGATGATCGCTCTCAAGTATCAAATGAAGATTCAGAGGATCTTTGCAAAGAAGTCAGGTGTATAGAGACAAATGAAACAGAAGAAAATGAATGTTTAGAGTCGTCGGCTATGGGAAGCAATAGTCTGCAAGATTCGAATGTGGGTTCTAGTATGCATGGGAATAATGATCCAAATCCATCTGTGAATTCTAGACAGCATGATGTATCTCCTGTTACCCTAGAACAACATTTGGAGAATGTCAAAAAACCATTTGCCGCTCTTGTCATGGATCTGGGATCCTCTACACGTAACTCGTCAAGCTCAAAAGTAATTGGCAGAAGTAGGAGCTGTAGGTCTTTGATGGGTTCTACTCTGTTCGAAGACTTGGAGAAGGAAGATTGCACCCCTCCAAGCAGAAGTTTCATGGACCACCCAGGGAGacctgaagggtgtcaaagaaGGGTATCTGCACTAAACTACGACGAAGAGAGTGAAATTTTATCAAGGGCAGGGTCAATGCTTTCTGAAATTACCACTGCAAGGGATGGACTCAAGGCAAACGGCTCTGTTGCTGGTGACACAGAATTTGCTGGCATAGGTGAATTTGTGGCGGAGCTAAAAGAAATGGCCCAGGTTCAGTATCAGAAGCAACGTGGTGATCAG GGTGAGAATGGAGAATTAGCAGAAGGGACCATAAGGAGTGTGGGACTAGATCCGATAATGGACGCTTTGCAATCACCCTCACGCTGGCCGTTGGAATTTGAGAAGAAACAGCAAGAGATCATTGACCTGTGGCATGGATGCAACGTTTCCTTGGTCCACAGGACTTACTTCTTCTTGCTGTTTAAAGGGGACCCAGCCGACGCGATCTACATGGAAGTAGAGCTTAGGAGGCTATCATTCCTCAAAGATACATACTCTAATGGAAGCATGGGACGTAATGTGGTAGCAGCCGGCCTGAACACTTCTCTGGTTTCAAG CGCAAAGAAGCTGCAACGGGAGAGGGAGATGCTCTGCCGGCAGATGCAGAAGCGGCTGACGATCCCGGAACGGGAGAGCATGTACACCAAGTGGGGGGTCTCGCTGTCCTCCAAGAGGAGACGGCTGCAGGTGGCTCGTCGCCTTTGGACCGAGACCAAGGACCTGGAGCATGTCAGGGAGAGCGCGTCCCTCGTCGCCAGGCTGATCGGGCTCCTGGAGCCCGGGAAGGCCCTGAGGGAGATGTTTGGACTCAGCTTCGCGCCGCAGCAGTTCACCCGGAGATCGCACAATAGCTGGCGATATGGCCGTTCTGCTCTGGACTGA